One window of Parambassis ranga chromosome 3, fParRan2.1, whole genome shotgun sequence genomic DNA carries:
- the LOC114433501 gene encoding calcium and integrin-binding family member 2-like isoform X1, which translates to MGNKQTTFTDEQLEAYQDCTFFTRKEILRLHSRYRELAPHLVPLDYTNNPDIRVPLTLIVTMPELKVCQGPSEGRHCWRLDCRLTVCLCWQENPFRDRIVETFSEDGQGNLTFNDFVDMFSALCETSPRELKTIYAFKIYDYNRDNFICKEDLEKTLNKLTKGELTPEEVALVCDKAIEEADLDADNKLSFADFENMISKAPDFLSNFHVRI; encoded by the exons ATGGGCAACAAGCAGACCACGTTCACCGACGAACAGCTGGAGGCGTATCAG gacTGCACCTTCTTTACCCGGAAGGAAATCCTGCG GTTACACAGCCGATATCGTGAGCTGGCTCCACATCTGGTGCCTCTGGACTACACCAACAACCCTGACATCAGAGTGCCGCTGACCCTCATCGTCACCATGCCTGAGCTGAAGGTCTGTCAGGGGCCCTCAGAGGGACGTCACTGCTGGAGGTTAGACTGCAGACTGACGGTGTGTTTGTGCTGGCAGGAGAACCCtttcagagacagaattgtggagACGTTCTCCGAGGACGGACAGGGGAACCTCACCTTCAATGACTTTGTCGAcatgttttctgctctttgtgAAACGTCGCCCCGAGAGCTCAAGACCATCTACGCCTTCAAGATATACG ACTATAACAGGGACAACTTCATCTGTAAGGAGGACCTGGAGAAGACCCTCAACAAGCTGACCAAAGGCGAGCTGACGCCGGAGGAGGTCGCGCTGGTGTGCGATAAGGCCATCGAGGAGGCTGACCTGGACGCAGACAACAAGCTCTCCTTTGCTGACTTTGAGAACATGATCTCGAAGGCTCCAGACTTCCTGAG TAACTTCCACGTACGAATATGA
- the LOC114433502 gene encoding ras-related protein Rab-8B has product MAKTYDYLFKLLLIGDSGVGKTCLLFRFSEDAFNTTFISTIGIDFKIRTIELDGKKIKLQIWDTAGQERFRTITTAYYRGAMGIMLVYDITNEKSFDNIRNWIRNIEEHASSDVERMVLGNKCDMNDKRQVSKERGEKLAIDYGIKFLETSAKSSINVEEAFFTLARDIMTRLNRKMSDNNPSGGGGQVKITESRSKKSLFRCSLL; this is encoded by the exons ATGGCGAAGACGTACGACTACCTGTTCAAGCTGCTGCTCATCGGAGACAGCGGCGTGGGGAAGACCTGCCTGCTGTTCCGGTTCAGCGAGGACGCCTTCAACACCACCTTCATCTCCACCATCG gGATTGACTTTAAGATCCGGACCATCGAGCTGGACGGCAAGAAAATCAAACTGCAGATCTG GGACACGGCCGGTCAGGAGCGCTTCAGAACCATCACCACAGCCTATTACAGAGGAGCCATG GGCATCATGCTGGTCTATGACATCACCAACGAGAAGTCCTTCGACAACATCAGAAACTGGATACGCAACATTGAGGAG CATGCATCCTCAGACGTGGAGAGGATGGTTCTGGGAAACAAGTGTGACATGAATGACAAGAGACAAGTGTccaaggagagaggagagaag CTGGCCATTGACTATGGGATCAAGTTCCTGGAAACCAGTGCTAAGTCCAGCATCAATGTGGAGGAG GCCTTCTTCACTCTCGCCAGAGACATCATGACGAGGCTGAACAGGAAGATG AGTGACAACAACCCTTCAGGGGGCGGCGGGCAGGTCAAGATTACAGAGTCTCGCTCCAAGAAGAGTCTGTTCAGGTGTTCGCTTCTGTAG
- the LOC114433500 gene encoding isocitrate dehydrogenase [NAD] subunit alpha, mitochondrial-like, protein MAGSAWRSMLTQVVGGAIRRPALSSFSRGMQTVTLIPGDGIGPEISTAVMKIFEAAKAPIRWEERNVMAIKGPGGRWMIPPDAKESMDRSKIGLKGPLKTPIAAGHPSMNLLLRKTFDLYANVRPCVSIEGYKTPYTDVDLVTIRENTEGEYSGIEHVIVDGVVQSIKLITEEASRRIAEYAFEYARNNQRNSVTAIHKANIMRMSDGLFLRKCREVAENYKDIKFTEMYLDTVCLNMVQDPTQFDVLVMPNLYGDILSDLCAGLIGGLGVTPSGNIGANGVAIFESVHGTAPDIAGLDFANPTALLLSAVMMLRHMGLHDCGNKIQTACFDTIKDKKVLTKDLGGNSKCSEFTAEICRRIQDLD, encoded by the exons ATGGCAGGCAGCGCGTGGAGGTCAATG CTGACCCAGGTGGTGGGGGGGGCCATCAGGAGACCCGCTCTGTCTTCCTTTTCCAGAGGG ATGCAGACGGTCACTCTGATCCCCGGCGATGGAATCGGTCCGGAGATCTCCACTGCTGTCATGAAGATCTTCGAGGCGGCCAAG GCTCCCATCAGATGGGAGGAGAGGAACGTCATGGCCATTAAAGGACCTGGCGGCAGGTGGATGATCCCTCCTGATGCCAAAGAGTCCATGGACCGCAGCAAGATCGGCCTGAAAG GCCCTCTGAAGACGCCCATCGCTGCCGGCCACCCCTCCATGAATCTTCTGCTGAGGAAGACCTTTGACCTGTACGCCAACGTGCGGCCCTGTGTCTCCATTGAGGGCTACAAGACTCCATACACAGATGTGGACCTGGTCACCATTCGCGAGAACACGGAGGGCGAGTACAGTGGCATCGAGCACGTG ATTGTCGACGGCGTCGTGCAGAGCATCAAACTGATCACAGAGGAGGCCAGCAGACGCATCGCAGAGTATGCCTTCGAATATGCCAGAAACAACCAAAGAAACAGCGTGACGGCCATCCACAAGGCCAACATCAT GCGAATGTCAGACGGCCTGTTCCTGAGGAAATGTCGTGAGGTGGCCGAGAACTACAAAGACATCAAGTTCACCGAGATGTACCTGGACACCGTGTGCCTCAAT atGGTCCAGGATCCCACCCAGTTTGATGTTCTGGTCATGCCCAACCTGTATGGAGACATCCTGAG TGACCTTTGTGCTGGGCTCATCGGAGGACTCGGCGTCACACCCAGCGGGAACATCGGAGCAAATGGAGTGGCCATATTTGAGTCG gTGCACGGCACCGCCCCTGACATCGCCGGCTTGGACTTTGCGAACCCCACGGCCCTGCTGCTCAGCGCCGTCATGATGCTGCGTCACATGGGTCTCCATGACTGTGGCAACAAGATCCAGACGGCCTGTTTTGACACCATCAAGGACAAGAAG GTGCTGACGAAGGATCTGGGAGGAAACTCCAAGTGTTCGGAGTTCACCGCAGAGATCTGCCGTCGCATTCAGGATCTGGACTGA
- the LOC114433501 gene encoding calcium and integrin-binding family member 2-like isoform X2, which produces MGNKQTTFTDEQLEAYQDCTFFTRKEILRLHSRYRELAPHLVPLDYTNNPDIRVPLTLIVTMPELKENPFRDRIVETFSEDGQGNLTFNDFVDMFSALCETSPRELKTIYAFKIYDYNRDNFICKEDLEKTLNKLTKGELTPEEVALVCDKAIEEADLDADNKLSFADFENMISKAPDFLSNFHVRI; this is translated from the exons ATGGGCAACAAGCAGACCACGTTCACCGACGAACAGCTGGAGGCGTATCAG gacTGCACCTTCTTTACCCGGAAGGAAATCCTGCG GTTACACAGCCGATATCGTGAGCTGGCTCCACATCTGGTGCCTCTGGACTACACCAACAACCCTGACATCAGAGTGCCGCTGACCCTCATCGTCACCATGCCTGAGCTGAAG GAGAACCCtttcagagacagaattgtggagACGTTCTCCGAGGACGGACAGGGGAACCTCACCTTCAATGACTTTGTCGAcatgttttctgctctttgtgAAACGTCGCCCCGAGAGCTCAAGACCATCTACGCCTTCAAGATATACG ACTATAACAGGGACAACTTCATCTGTAAGGAGGACCTGGAGAAGACCCTCAACAAGCTGACCAAAGGCGAGCTGACGCCGGAGGAGGTCGCGCTGGTGTGCGATAAGGCCATCGAGGAGGCTGACCTGGACGCAGACAACAAGCTCTCCTTTGCTGACTTTGAGAACATGATCTCGAAGGCTCCAGACTTCCTGAG TAACTTCCACGTACGAATATGA